AGCTGCGGGGCGGCGGCGAACGCGTCCAGGTAGGCACCCGACTGATGGGTGCCCTTGGTGGAGATGACACCGACCCGGTCGTTGCGGGTGGCCCGGACGGCACGCCGGACAGCGGGTCGGATGACCTCGACCAGCGGCACGTCGTATCGCTCGCGCGCGTCGTGCAAGACCGCCGCAGAGGCGGTGTTGCACGCGATGACGAGCGCCTTCACGCCGTGTGCGACGAGCCGGTCGAGGCACTGCAACGCAAACTCGCGCGTCTGCGCGATCGGACGCGGACCGTATGGCGCACGGGCCGTGTCGCCCAGGTAGGCGATGGACTCGTGCGGCAACTGGTCGAGCACCGCGCGGGCGACGGTCAACCCGCCGTAGCCGCTGTCGAAGATTCCGATCGGTGCATCAGACACCGATCCAGGGTAGGCCCACCGGAACGGCGAAATGTACCGACGCGTCGTGGATCCCCTCACACCGTGAGGTGATGGAACCGTCCCGCGTCAGTGACGCACGTACGGGTTGGTGAGCGTGCCGATGTCCTGCACCTCGACCGACACCCGCTGCCCCGGCTGCACCGGGCCGACGCCCTCGGGCGTGCCGGTGAGGATCACGTCGCCGGGCAGCAAGGTGAAGGCCTGCGAGGCGTACGAGATCAGCTTGGGGATGTCGTGGACCATGTCGGCCGTCGTGCCGTCCTGCGCGACGTCACCGTCGACCAGCGTGCGCAGACGCAGGTCGGAGGTGTCGAGGTCGGTCTCGATCCACGGCCCGAGCGGGCAGAAGGTGTCGAAGCCCTTGGCCCGTGCCCACTGGCCGTCCTTCTTCTGCAGGTCGCGCGCGGTCACGTCGTTGGCGCAGGTGTAACCGAAGATCGACTTCGCTGCGTCTTCGGGTGAGACGTCGCGGCACATGCGTCCGATGATCACCGCGAGTTCGCCCTCGTAGTCGACCCGCTCGGACTGCGGCGGCATGACGACCGGGTCGTCCGGGCCGATGACGGCGGTGTTGGGGATGAGGAACATCATCGGTTCCTCGGGCACCTCGTTGTTCATCTCCCGGGCGTGCTCGGCGTAGTTGCGGCCGATGCCGATCACCTTCGAGCGCGGGATGACCGGCGCCAGCAGACGCACGTCGGCGACGGTCGTCGTGACGCCCGTCAGTTCGATCTTGGTGTAGAGGGGGTCGCCGCTGATCTGGGCGATCTTCTCGCCCGCACCGTCGACCAGTCCGAAGAAGGGGTCTT
This genomic stretch from Calidifontibacter indicus harbors:
- a CDS encoding fumarylacetoacetate hydrolase family protein, encoding MRICRYTDGEDPFFGLVDGAGEKIAQISGDPLYTKIELTGVTTTVADVRLLAPVIPRSKVIGIGRNYAEHAREMNNEVPEEPMMFLIPNTAVIGPDDPVVMPPQSERVDYEGELAVIIGRMCRDVSPEDAAKSIFGYTCANDVTARDLQKKDGQWARAKGFDTFCPLGPWIETDLDTSDLRLRTLVDGDVAQDGTTADMVHDIPKLISYASQAFTLLPGDVILTGTPEGVGPVQPGQRVSVEVQDIGTLTNPYVRH